The proteins below come from a single Elusimicrobiales bacterium genomic window:
- a CDS encoding HAD family hydrolase, giving the protein MKAVFLDRDGTLIHDRPGHYLSRPEDMRVYKGAPEALAKLSARGFKLFIVSNQSGIGRGYFSRAAAVRINRRLEKILAAAGAEITETAFCPHSPQDGCPCRKPSPEMGKRLVKKYKIDVAASFMVGDKLIDAEFGKRLGVRTVMLGTGHGASQAAKSGVKPDHRARNIISAVNWILKNEIQD; this is encoded by the coding sequence ATGAAAGCCGTATTTCTTGACAGGGACGGGACGCTTATTCACGACAGGCCGGGGCATTATCTTTCCCGGCCAGAGGATATGCGCGTCTATAAAGGCGCGCCGGAGGCGCTGGCGAAACTTTCCGCGCGGGGTTTTAAGCTGTTTATCGTCTCCAACCAGTCCGGCATCGGCAGGGGATATTTCAGCCGCGCGGCGGCGGTCCGCATCAACCGCCGGCTGGAGAAAATACTCGCCGCCGCCGGCGCGGAAATAACCGAGACGGCTTTCTGCCCGCACTCGCCGCAGGACGGCTGCCCCTGCCGCAAGCCTTCGCCGGAAATGGGCAAAAGGCTTGTCAAAAAATATAAAATAGATGTTGCCGCCTCCTTTATGGTCGGCGACAAGCTCATTGACGCGGAATTCGGCAAAAGGCTGGGCGTGCGGACTGTGATGCTTGGCACGGGGCATGGCGCGTCGCAGGCTGCCAAATCCGGCGTGAAGCCGGACCACCGCGCAAGAAACATAATCTCGGCAGTAAACTGGATACTCAAAAATGAAATACAGGATTAA
- the secD gene encoding protein translocase subunit SecD, with product MPKQLMWKWVVALGTVVLSVWLLYPTIDWYTKAPSEMAELERARMRPKRILGLGLDLRGGSHLVLELDVSKLDKRETVPEAINRAIEIIRNRIDQYGVGETPITRQGDRWISVQLPGVANPEQAEEIIGKTALLEFRLVDEGEKAQAAIAKASSLTAVWNDKGVLNPDVAKLLPPDTALFRGKERDFYVLTSSAGVTGAYLQNANMRTGGQMGYPYVEFTFNQDGAKLLDKLTASNVNRHMAIVLDGIVQTAPNIHSRIPNGTGVIEGSFTLDEVKNLAIVLRAGALPAPVNIIEKRTVGPGLGEDSIRAGVKASLLGLALVVGFMLFYYKFSGFVADIALVLNLVMLMALMAYFSATLTLPGIAGIILSLAMAVDANVLILERLREELALGKPLVMAINTAYDKAWSAIVDCHLTTWIASVFLFQFGSGPVKGFAVTLTLGLLISLYTSVFVTRAIYEFWLTSNPKEISI from the coding sequence ATGCCCAAACAACTGATGTGGAAATGGGTTGTCGCGCTGGGGACCGTCGTTTTGTCCGTCTGGCTGCTATACCCGACGATTGACTGGTACACCAAAGCGCCCTCCGAAATGGCGGAGCTGGAGCGCGCCAGAATGCGCCCCAAGCGCATACTGGGGTTGGGACTGGATTTAAGGGGCGGCTCGCATCTGGTGCTGGAGCTGGACGTCTCCAAGCTGGACAAGCGCGAGACGGTGCCGGAAGCCATAAACCGCGCCATTGAAATCATACGCAACCGCATAGACCAGTACGGCGTGGGCGAAACCCCCATCACCCGGCAGGGCGACCGGTGGATTTCGGTGCAATTGCCCGGCGTCGCCAACCCGGAGCAGGCCGAGGAAATCATCGGCAAGACCGCGCTGCTGGAGTTCCGGCTGGTGGATGAAGGCGAGAAGGCGCAGGCCGCAATCGCCAAGGCGTCCTCGCTGACGGCGGTCTGGAACGACAAGGGAGTGCTTAATCCCGACGTCGCCAAACTGCTGCCGCCGGACACTGCGCTGTTCCGCGGCAAGGAGCGGGATTTTTACGTGCTTACCTCCTCCGCCGGGGTTACTGGGGCATACCTGCAGAACGCCAATATGCGCACCGGCGGGCAGATGGGGTATCCGTATGTGGAGTTCACTTTCAACCAGGACGGTGCCAAGCTGCTGGACAAGCTGACCGCCAGCAATGTCAACCGCCACATGGCCATTGTGCTTGACGGCATTGTGCAGACCGCGCCCAACATACACAGCCGCATACCAAACGGCACCGGAGTCATAGAGGGCAGCTTCACGCTGGACGAGGTGAAAAACCTCGCCATAGTGCTGCGCGCGGGCGCGCTGCCGGCCCCGGTCAACATCATAGAAAAGCGCACCGTGGGGCCGGGCCTGGGCGAAGATTCCATACGCGCCGGCGTGAAAGCCTCGCTGCTGGGGCTGGCGCTGGTCGTAGGGTTCATGCTGTTCTACTACAAATTCTCCGGCTTTGTGGCCGACATCGCGCTTGTGCTTAATCTCGTGATGCTGATGGCGCTTATGGCCTATTTCTCGGCCACGCTGACGCTGCCGGGCATAGCGGGCATAATCCTGTCGCTGGCGATGGCGGTTGACGCCAACGTGCTGATACTGGAGCGTCTGCGCGAGGAGCTTGCCCTGGGCAAGCCGCTTGTGATGGCCATCAACACCGCCTACGACAAGGCCTGGAGCGCCATCGTTGACTGCCACCTGACCACCTGGATAGCCTCCGTGTTCCTGTTCCAGTTCGGCTCCGGGCCGGTGAAAGGGTTTGCGGTTACGCTGACGCTGGGCCTGCTCATCAGCCTCTACACCTCGGTTTTCGTCACCAGGGCGATTTACGAGTTCTGGCTGACCTCCAACCCCAAGGAGATAAGCATATGA
- the yajC gene encoding preprotein translocase subunit YajC, translated as MEQQAPAFWVNILPIAAIVAIFYFTMIRPQQKQEAARKKMLDALDKGDKVLTSGGITGVVHAVKGDEVEIKIADNVRVNVLRSYIITVLKDGAPAPVNPQS; from the coding sequence ATGGAACAACAAGCGCCGGCGTTCTGGGTTAATATTCTTCCGATAGCTGCCATAGTCGCTATCTTTTACTTTACGATGATACGCCCCCAGCAGAAGCAGGAGGCGGCCCGCAAAAAAATGCTTGATGCCCTGGACAAGGGCGACAAGGTGCTCACCTCCGGCGGGATAACCGGCGTGGTCCACGCCGTCAAGGGCGACGAGGTTGAAATCAAAATCGCCGACAATGTAAGGGTGAATGTCCTGCGCTCCTACATCATCACCGTTTTGAAGGACGGCGCGCCCGCGCCGGTGAACCCTCAGTCTTAA
- a CDS encoding DUF3108 domain-containing protein, with protein MKLLLLLLTPVVSPAFAAEREPLLCPLNNAAVVQTSSGPATPAWFGEKVEYAISWGLITVGHADIWAKDIVSDTGGRPLYHIISTARSTGFMDTFFKVRDINESWITTDDYSSRGYRQIMREGNFLWDEWVLFDAAAKKFSGENKDRGGNIDKPQGDIPVPIQDVLSALFYMRSQKLEVGGEFSIDVNNTKNWPMIVKVTEREKISLPGGNKYDCFVLEPLMREKGIFVQKGKRMRVWVTADQYRTPVMMRAEVFVGNVTAWAENITR; from the coding sequence ATGAAGCTGCTGCTATTGCTGCTGACGCCGGTTGTTTCGCCCGCCTTCGCCGCAGAACGCGAGCCGCTCCTTTGTCCTCTCAATAACGCCGCCGTTGTCCAGACATCGTCGGGGCCGGCAACCCCGGCCTGGTTTGGCGAAAAGGTGGAATACGCCATAAGCTGGGGGCTTATCACCGTCGGCCATGCCGATATCTGGGCAAAAGACATCGTGTCCGACACCGGCGGCAGGCCGCTTTACCACATAATATCCACCGCGCGCTCCACCGGCTTCATGGACACTTTCTTCAAGGTGCGCGATATAAACGAATCATGGATAACAACGGACGATTATTCATCCCGCGGCTACCGCCAGATTATGCGCGAGGGGAATTTTTTATGGGACGAGTGGGTGCTTTTTGACGCCGCCGCCAAAAAATTCTCCGGCGAAAACAAGGACCGCGGCGGCAATATAGACAAGCCGCAGGGCGACATTCCGGTTCCCATACAAGACGTGTTGTCCGCGCTGTTTTACATGCGCTCGCAGAAGCTGGAGGTGGGCGGCGAGTTTTCCATAGACGTAAACAACACCAAAAACTGGCCCATGATAGTAAAAGTTACCGAACGCGAGAAAATCAGCCTCCCCGGCGGCAACAAATACGACTGTTTCGTGCTGGAGCCGCTTATGCGCGAGAAGGGCATTTTCGTGCAGAAAGGCAAGCGCATGCGGGTGTGGGTTACCGCGGACCAGTACCGCACCCCCGTGATGATGCGGGCGGAGGTTTTCGTGGGCAATGTAACCGCCTGGGCCGAGAATATAACAAGGTGA
- the kdsB gene encoding 3-deoxy-manno-octulosonate cytidylyltransferase yields MADTVFVIPARYGSVRFPGKVLAEISGKSVVRRVYEACSAAGMGEVIIATEDERVAKAAAAFGAKYVITSPRCASGTDRVWEAASGRGEKFIINVQGDEPFISTATIAAAARLLQADPQADISSACFEITNPDDITNPNSVKAVLDGGGRALYFSRSPAPYHHQLSEIKDKVPYYKHCGIYGYRRAALEKFVSLPPSRLELLERLEQLRALEAGMTIKCAVCEEAGPAIDTPQDLIRAEEYLRAHNLITKGA; encoded by the coding sequence ATGGCTGACACGGTTTTTGTAATTCCCGCGCGTTACGGCTCGGTCCGGTTTCCGGGCAAGGTGCTGGCGGAAATCTCCGGCAAGTCCGTGGTGCGCCGGGTTTACGAGGCCTGCTCCGCCGCCGGCATGGGCGAGGTCATCATCGCCACCGAGGATGAGCGCGTCGCCAAAGCCGCCGCGGCCTTTGGCGCAAAATACGTCATCACAAGCCCCCGATGCGCCAGCGGCACCGATCGCGTCTGGGAGGCCGCCTCCGGGCGCGGCGAAAAATTCATAATCAACGTCCAGGGCGACGAGCCTTTCATTTCCACGGCTACGATAGCCGCCGCCGCCCGGCTTTTGCAAGCCGACCCGCAAGCCGACATCTCTTCCGCCTGTTTTGAAATCACAAACCCGGACGATATCACAAACCCCAATTCGGTCAAGGCGGTGCTGGACGGGGGGGGGCGCGCATTGTATTTTTCGCGCAGCCCGGCGCCGTATCACCACCAGCTTTCGGAGATAAAGGACAAGGTTCCGTATTACAAGCATTGCGGAATTTACGGCTACCGGCGGGCCGCGCTGGAAAAATTCGTAAGCCTTCCGCCCAGCCGGCTGGAACTGCTGGAGCGGCTGGAGCAACTGCGCGCGCTTGAGGCGGGCATGACAATAAAATGCGCCGTCTGCGAGGAAGCCGGCCCGGCCATAGACACGCCGCAGGATTTAATCCGCGCCGAGGAATACCTCCGCGCGCATAACTTAATAACCAAGGGAGCCTGA
- the treA gene encoding alpha,alpha-trehalase TreA, translating to MTKTVPAATAVPVYLKRFLFSAVLFAASAAYAQYPPTPDAVYGKLFEDVQLSGVFGDSKTFPDAVPNKSPKDILKDYDKARGKAGFSLAEFVKLDFTLPGQPSSAAVAAAPDAQAHTRALWPVLERPADKPQEGSSLLALPYPYIVPGGRFREIYYWDSYFTMLGLAECGRPDLMDNMVKNFVYLINTYGHIPNGNRTYYLSRSQPPFFTLMAKLLAKTKHEAALPADNIAAIEKEYQFWMDGADKLKKDGDAERRVVKAAGAVLNRYWDDNPVPRQESYREDAATARAASGKSKNVYRNIRAAAESGMDFSSRWFADGKTLASIETTDIIPVDLNCLLYDVEMTLGEAYKASQPEKSRMYLARAESRKKAVNELMYDSARKFYSDYNFKKRALTGRLTLAGMFPFFLNLAPQERAAGAADVIKADFLKAGGVVTSLAETGQQWDLPNGWPPLQWITVTGLLNYNQKEPAYAIARRWTEVNEHVFLRTGKMMEKYNVVNTALEAGGGEYPGQDGFGWTNGVYLALKALLARP from the coding sequence ATGACAAAAACTGTTCCCGCCGCAACCGCCGTTCCGGTGTATCTGAAACGGTTTCTCTTTTCGGCGGTGTTGTTTGCCGCTTCCGCCGCATATGCCCAGTATCCGCCAACTCCGGACGCGGTTTACGGAAAACTGTTTGAGGACGTGCAGCTTTCCGGCGTTTTCGGCGACAGCAAGACTTTCCCGGACGCGGTTCCCAATAAATCGCCGAAAGACATACTCAAGGACTACGACAAAGCGCGGGGTAAGGCCGGTTTTTCGCTTGCTGAATTCGTGAAGCTGGATTTCACCCTTCCCGGGCAGCCGTCCTCCGCCGCGGTGGCCGCCGCGCCGGACGCGCAGGCCCACACCCGCGCTCTGTGGCCCGTGCTGGAGCGTCCGGCGGACAAGCCGCAGGAAGGTTCCTCGCTGCTTGCGCTGCCGTATCCGTATATAGTCCCCGGCGGGCGTTTCCGCGAGATTTATTACTGGGATTCCTATTTCACCATGCTGGGGCTGGCGGAATGCGGCAGGCCGGATTTGATGGACAATATGGTGAAAAATTTCGTGTATCTGATAAACACCTACGGCCATATTCCCAACGGCAACAGGACCTATTACCTCAGCCGTTCCCAGCCGCCGTTTTTCACGCTGATGGCAAAGCTTCTTGCCAAAACAAAACACGAGGCCGCTTTGCCTGCGGATAACATCGCGGCGATTGAAAAGGAGTATCAGTTCTGGATGGACGGCGCCGACAAGCTCAAAAAAGACGGCGACGCGGAACGCCGGGTCGTCAAAGCCGCAGGGGCGGTTCTGAACCGCTATTGGGACGACAATCCAGTCCCCCGGCAGGAGTCGTACCGCGAGGATGCCGCAACCGCGCGCGCCGCCTCCGGCAAGTCCAAAAACGTGTACCGCAACATCCGCGCCGCCGCCGAAAGCGGCATGGATTTTTCGTCCCGGTGGTTTGCGGACGGAAAAACGCTGGCTTCCATAGAAACCACGGATATAATCCCTGTGGACCTCAACTGCCTGCTTTACGACGTTGAAATGACTTTGGGCGAGGCATACAAGGCCTCGCAGCCGGAGAAGTCGCGGATGTATCTTGCGCGGGCGGAAAGCCGCAAAAAAGCCGTCAACGAACTGATGTATGATTCCGCGCGGAAGTTTTACTCGGATTACAATTTCAAAAAGCGCGCGCTTACCGGCAGGCTTACGCTGGCGGGGATGTTTCCGTTCTTCCTGAACCTCGCCCCGCAGGAGCGCGCCGCCGGCGCGGCGGATGTAATCAAAGCGGATTTCCTCAAGGCCGGCGGCGTTGTAACCTCGCTTGCCGAAACCGGCCAGCAGTGGGACCTCCCCAACGGCTGGCCGCCGCTGCAATGGATAACCGTAACGGGCCTTCTCAATTACAATCAGAAAGAGCCGGCCTATGCAATCGCCCGCCGCTGGACAGAGGTCAACGAGCATGTTTTCCTGCGCACAGGCAAGATGATGGAGAAATACAATGTGGTCAACACCGCGCTGGAGGCCGGCGGCGGCGAATATCCGGGACAGGACGGCTTCGGCTGGACCAACGGCGTTTATCTGGCGCTCAAAGCCCTGCTTGCCAGGCCGTAA
- the secF gene encoding protein translocase subunit SecF, whose product MIKLIPKTDIDFVAKRWIFFGISITLMAAGIISVAVKGLNFGLDFTGGTLVQVQFDKPAAIGEVRAALEKAGISASLQSYTGRNSFAISVKGKQDNVNVIGNKIKDALSSAMPDKKFETERLEYVGPAVGRDMTKKALWAMALSFLAMIVYIAFRFSNPLWGTMGVIADFHDIIIVVGILSMTGKEIDLVIIAAILTIAGYSINDTVVTYDRMREHLRLNVRMPLKELINRSINECLARTVMTNVTVLLAVLCLFILGGEVLHNFAFTMLVGCLLGTYSTIAIATPLLYEWAEGRKSAAPEAAPQPQVQQQSKKQKRNAQNTPV is encoded by the coding sequence ATGATAAAGCTAATTCCCAAGACGGATATAGATTTCGTCGCAAAGCGCTGGATATTTTTCGGAATCTCCATAACGCTCATGGCGGCGGGTATAATATCGGTGGCCGTTAAGGGGCTCAATTTCGGCCTGGATTTCACCGGCGGCACGCTGGTGCAGGTGCAGTTTGACAAGCCCGCCGCGATAGGCGAAGTCCGCGCCGCGCTTGAAAAAGCCGGCATCAGCGCCTCGCTGCAAAGCTATACCGGGCGCAACAGCTTCGCCATAAGCGTCAAGGGGAAACAGGACAACGTCAACGTCATAGGCAACAAGATAAAGGATGCGCTGTCGTCCGCCATGCCGGACAAGAAGTTTGAGACGGAGCGGCTGGAGTATGTCGGCCCCGCCGTGGGGCGCGACATGACCAAGAAGGCGCTGTGGGCCATGGCCTTGTCCTTCCTGGCGATGATAGTCTATATCGCCTTCCGCTTCAGCAATCCGCTCTGGGGCACGATGGGCGTTATTGCAGACTTCCACGACATAATAATAGTGGTAGGCATACTCTCCATGACCGGCAAGGAGATAGACCTGGTGATTATAGCCGCCATACTCACAATCGCCGGCTATTCCATCAACGACACCGTGGTTACTTACGACAGAATGCGCGAGCATCTGCGCCTGAACGTCCGCATGCCGCTCAAGGAGCTTATCAACCGCAGCATCAACGAATGCCTGGCCAGAACGGTGATGACAAACGTAACCGTGCTGCTTGCGGTGCTGTGCCTCTTCATTCTGGGCGGAGAGGTGCTGCATAATTTTGCCTTCACCATGCTGGTGGGCTGTCTGCTGGGCACATATTCCACCATAGCCATCGCCACCCCGCTGCTCTATGAATGGGCCGAGGGCCGCAAATCCGCCGCGCCGGAAGCCGCGCCCCAGCCGCAGGTTCAGCAGCAGTCCAAAAAACAAAAGCGCAATGCGCAAAATACGCCGGTTTAA
- a CDS encoding lysophospholipid acyltransferase family protein, with translation MSAPRWIDCIAHRVLPLLAEGYIRLAGATTSVITEENPQSAALEAQGKNFIYAAWHCQQLMLIYTHRGRRACALVSMSRDGEYAARILERFGFAVARGSTSKGGTQALLALIDKAQQGWHPVITPDGPRGPARTVSPGVVFLAQKTGLPVVPIACGLKRKLTFNSWDRFMLPLPFGKAAVVWGSPVAVSESDDPAEAAAKIQRGLDAASARAERLAAE, from the coding sequence ATGTCCGCGCCCAGATGGATTGACTGCATAGCCCACCGCGTCTTGCCGCTTCTGGCGGAGGGATACATCCGCCTTGCCGGCGCGACCACATCAGTAATCACCGAGGAAAACCCGCAGTCCGCCGCGCTGGAGGCGCAGGGAAAAAATTTCATTTACGCCGCCTGGCATTGCCAGCAGCTTATGCTTATCTACACGCATCGCGGCAGGCGGGCGTGCGCGCTTGTCAGCATGAGCCGCGACGGCGAATATGCCGCCCGCATACTGGAGCGTTTCGGCTTTGCGGTGGCGCGCGGCTCCACCAGCAAGGGCGGCACGCAGGCGCTTCTGGCTTTGATAGACAAGGCGCAGCAGGGCTGGCATCCCGTCATCACGCCGGACGGGCCGCGCGGCCCGGCGCGCACGGTTTCGCCCGGAGTGGTGTTTCTGGCGCAGAAGACCGGCCTTCCGGTGGTTCCCATCGCCTGCGGCCTTAAACGCAAACTAACTTTCAATTCCTGGGACCGTTTCATGCTGCCGCTGCCTTTCGGGAAAGCGGCGGTGGTCTGGGGCAGCCCGGTGGCGGTTTCCGAGTCCGACGACCCCGCTGAAGCCGCCGCCAAAATCCAGCGCGGACTTGACGCCGCCTCCGCCCGCGCCGAGCGCCTCGCGGCAGAATAA
- the proC gene encoding pyrroline-5-carboxylate reductase encodes MKTGKKIAILGVGNIGSSIARGLAASGEFAPRDITLTRRRAELLEPLAKEGFNTLSDNRKAVRDADIIILAVAPRQLEGLVREIRPALAAGRHMLISVVTGVSTSQISGWAGKKIGVVRAMTNTAISIREAMTCLCAAPQHRAELGQAARIFDALGATLVINEELMLSATALAGCGIAFFLRAVRAASQGGTQIGFHSDEALLLAAQTAKGAASLLLRAQAHPESEIDKVTTPRGCTIEGLNEMEHNGFSSAMIKGIVTSNNKAAHLFCKEE; translated from the coding sequence ATGAAAACCGGAAAGAAAATCGCGATACTGGGCGTGGGTAATATAGGCTCCTCCATAGCGCGCGGGCTGGCGGCGTCCGGGGAATTCGCCCCGCGCGATATAACGCTCACCCGCCGCCGCGCCGAGCTGCTGGAGCCGCTGGCAAAAGAGGGATTTAACACTCTCTCCGACAACCGGAAGGCCGTCCGGGACGCGGATATAATCATACTCGCCGTCGCGCCGCGGCAGCTTGAAGGCCTGGTGCGCGAAATCCGCCCCGCGCTGGCGGCTGGCCGGCATATGCTGATTTCGGTGGTTACCGGCGTTTCCACAAGCCAGATTTCCGGCTGGGCCGGCAAGAAAATCGGCGTGGTGCGCGCCATGACCAATACCGCCATTTCAATACGGGAGGCCATGACCTGCCTCTGCGCCGCGCCGCAGCACCGCGCCGAGCTTGGGCAGGCCGCGCGGATATTTGACGCGCTGGGCGCGACTTTGGTCATAAACGAGGAACTGATGCTTTCCGCCACGGCGCTGGCCGGCTGCGGGATAGCCTTTTTCCTGCGCGCGGTGCGCGCCGCCTCCCAGGGCGGCACGCAGATAGGGTTCCACTCCGACGAGGCGCTTCTGCTGGCGGCGCAGACCGCAAAGGGCGCCGCCTCGCTGCTGCTGCGCGCGCAGGCCCATCCCGAAAGCGAGATAGACAAGGTTACCACCCCGCGCGGCTGCACCATAGAGGGGCTTAACGAAATGGAGCATAACGGTTTCAGCTCCGCGATGATAAAGGGCATTGTAACATCCAATAACAAGGCCGCGCATCTGTTCTGCAAGGAAGAGTAG
- a CDS encoding DUF1295 domain-containing protein produces MKYRIKISQAVTVALLLAARPCSWTLFFAGLAVAAAGEALRIWASGNLYKDKTLAVGGPFQLARHPLYVGSSLIAAGFTVMCVNPAYPYRSAALALSVILGFMFVYSATANEEEARLSQLFGAEYESYRNSVPKYLPCPSAFGAALRTDKFSLSQMLYNKEQITMLGFASIAGIVALMVWRGLSMAGLVMSLFS; encoded by the coding sequence ATGAAATACAGGATTAAAATTTCGCAGGCCGTAACCGTCGCGCTGCTGCTGGCGGCGAGGCCATGCTCGTGGACTTTGTTTTTCGCCGGGCTTGCCGTGGCCGCCGCGGGCGAGGCGTTGAGGATATGGGCCTCCGGCAATCTTTACAAGGACAAGACCCTCGCCGTGGGCGGGCCTTTCCAGCTTGCGCGGCATCCGCTGTATGTCGGCTCGTCGCTGATTGCGGCGGGGTTTACCGTGATGTGCGTCAACCCGGCATACCCCTACCGCTCCGCCGCGCTGGCATTGTCGGTGATACTGGGCTTCATGTTCGTCTACAGCGCCACCGCCAACGAGGAGGAGGCCCGTCTTTCGCAGCTTTTCGGCGCGGAGTATGAAAGCTACCGCAATTCCGTGCCTAAATATCTGCCCTGCCCGTCGGCATTCGGCGCGGCTTTGCGGACGGATAAATTCTCGCTTTCGCAAATGTTGTATAACAAAGAGCAGATAACCATGCTCGGCTTTGCCTCCATAGCTGGCATTGTCGCGCTGATGGTGTGGCGCGGCCTCAGCATGGCCGGGCTGGTGATGTCGCTATTTTCATGA
- the rfaE1 gene encoding D-glycero-beta-D-manno-heptose-7-phosphate kinase, translating into MPKNRLSQIVRSFSGKKVVVFGDVMLDRFVRGSVGRISPEAPVPVVHVLHESSLPGGAGNVVSNLAALKARAALVSVCGNDAAGNQLSGALSGHGVDVSGLLRDGHRPTIEKTRVIAEHQQVVRFDRESKEPFSRDMAAKCEQAFSEALEGAGAAILSDYGKGMLNRTSIPKLIQLCRRKKIPVCVDPKTEHFRRYRRVTCITPNTKEAWEGMHSVPRDGQPAIEELGRKILKTLASETVLITQGAHGMTLFRHDKPHSPFHIPTAAREVFDVTGAGDTVISVLSLALASGASHEEAAQLSNCAAGIVVGKLGTATASQEEILEAILNG; encoded by the coding sequence ATGCCAAAAAACAGGCTTTCACAGATAGTCCGTTCGTTCAGCGGCAAAAAAGTGGTCGTGTTCGGCGATGTGATGCTGGACCGCTTCGTGCGCGGCTCGGTCGGCAGAATATCGCCGGAGGCGCCGGTGCCGGTCGTCCATGTGCTGCATGAGTCCAGCCTTCCCGGCGGGGCGGGGAACGTGGTTTCAAACCTCGCCGCGCTGAAAGCCAGGGCCGCGCTGGTCTCCGTCTGCGGAAATGATGCCGCTGGCAATCAGCTTTCCGGCGCGCTTTCCGGGCACGGGGTGGATGTCTCCGGCCTTTTGCGCGACGGCCACCGCCCCACCATAGAAAAAACCCGCGTCATAGCCGAGCATCAGCAGGTGGTGCGCTTTGACCGCGAGTCAAAAGAGCCTTTTTCCCGCGACATGGCCGCAAAATGCGAGCAGGCGTTTTCTGAAGCGCTGGAAGGCGCCGGGGCCGCGATATTGTCGGACTACGGCAAGGGAATGCTCAACCGGACCAGCATTCCTAAACTGATACAACTGTGCCGGCGCAAAAAAATACCAGTCTGCGTGGACCCGAAAACAGAGCATTTCCGCCGCTACCGCCGCGTAACCTGCATCACGCCCAACACCAAGGAGGCGTGGGAGGGAATGCATTCCGTCCCGCGCGACGGTCAGCCCGCCATAGAGGAGCTGGGCCGCAAAATACTCAAAACCCTTGCTTCCGAGACCGTGCTTATCACCCAGGGCGCGCACGGCATGACGCTGTTCCGGCATGACAAGCCGCATTCCCCTTTCCATATCCCGACCGCTGCGCGCGAAGTTTTCGACGTAACAGGCGCGGGCGACACGGTGATTTCCGTGCTTTCGCTTGCGCTGGCAAGCGGCGCAAGCCACGAGGAGGCCGCGCAACTCTCCAACTGCGCCGCAGGAATTGTGGTGGGCAAGCTGGGAACCGCCACCGCCTCGCAGGAGGAGATTTTGGAGGCGATACTCAATGGCTGA